In Methanothrix sp., a genomic segment contains:
- a CDS encoding NUDIX domain-containing protein, which produces MSKKSCGILPFRFRDGRLEVMLVHPGGPFWAGKDDAAWSISKGLAEGGESLLEAAKREFREETGFDIEGEFIELGGIKQPSGKVIFAWAVKKDLDEMKAVSNKFSMEWPRRSGMMREFPEIDRAGWFDIASARKKIHKGQQGFIDRLISIISIGRF; this is translated from the coding sequence ATGAGCAAAAAGAGCTGTGGGATTCTGCCATTCAGGTTTAGAGATGGCCGGCTTGAGGTCATGCTGGTTCATCCTGGGGGACCCTTTTGGGCGGGAAAGGACGATGCCGCCTGGTCCATCTCCAAAGGACTCGCCGAGGGGGGTGAAAGCCTGCTGGAGGCAGCAAAGAGGGAGTTTAGAGAAGAGACGGGCTTTGATATTGAGGGGGAGTTCATAGAGCTGGGAGGGATAAAGCAGCCCAGCGGAAAGGTCATCTTTGCCTGGGCGGTGAAAAAGGATCTGGATGAGATGAAGGCGGTGAGCAATAAGTTCTCCATGGAGTGGCCGAGGAGATCGGGGATGATGCGAGAGTTTCCTGAGATAGATAGAGCTGGTTGGTTTGATATTGCGTCCGCCCGAAAAAAGATCCACAAAGGTCAGCAGGGCTTCATTGATCGGCTGATATCTATCATCTCGATAGGGCGCTTTTGA
- a CDS encoding (5-formylfuran-3-yl)methyl phosphate synthase, translated as MRLLVSPMNMEEAQAALAGGADILDVKNPKEGSLGANFPWVIRSVAELAAGRVPVSATIGDLEFKPGTASLAALGAASSGADYVKAGLLGVKTQEQAEEMLNAIVRAVKELDPGKKVVASGYSDYSRAGSISPMLLPAAALQAGADVVMMDTAIKDGRPTFDFMNEGDLADFIKLGHSLDLEVALAGSIGFSHLPALTRLQPDIIGVRGIVCGGDRRSAVKEELVAKVKSALSR; from the coding sequence ATGAGATTATTGGTCAGCCCCATGAACATGGAAGAGGCGCAAGCGGCTCTCGCAGGCGGCGCTGATATCCTGGATGTGAAGAACCCCAAAGAAGGATCCCTGGGTGCGAACTTTCCCTGGGTTATCCGCTCAGTCGCAGAGCTGGCAGCGGGCAGAGTGCCTGTGAGCGCGACCATAGGCGATCTGGAATTCAAGCCGGGGACGGCAAGCCTGGCCGCTCTGGGTGCAGCCTCCTCTGGTGCAGACTACGTCAAAGCGGGCCTCCTGGGGGTGAAGACCCAAGAGCAGGCTGAGGAGATGCTGAATGCCATTGTGCGGGCAGTCAAAGAGCTCGATCCAGGGAAAAAGGTGGTAGCATCAGGCTATTCAGACTACTCTCGAGCGGGAAGCATATCACCCATGCTCCTGCCCGCTGCTGCTCTCCAGGCAGGAGCCGATGTGGTGATGATGGACACAGCAATAAAGGATGGCAGGCCGACATTCGACTTCATGAATGAAGGGGATTTGGCGGATTTCATAAAGCTGGGCCACTCCCTCGATCTGGAGGTTGCCCTGGCGGGAAGCATCGGATTCTCTCATCTGCCGGCTCTCACTCGCCTGCAGCCGGATATCATCGGCGTGCGGGGCATCGTCTGCGGAGGAGATCGCAGGAGCGCAGTGAAAGAAGAGCTGGTGGCAAAGGTCAAAAGCGCCCTATCGAGATGA
- a CDS encoding HisA/HisF-related TIM barrel protein has product MQCIFVFDILNGAVVHALRGERSRYKPVASFSQVTDSSDPLQILDELRPARVYVADLDRIMGRGDNLSLISEISIRTRTIADIGASKLSDLASLPSSVIPVLGTETASLSLMEELSGQRRMIASLDMANHRVLSRDEALADCSPFEVLEELNHLDLEEIIILELNRVGTSAGLDEAFLKKAAGISSHPLILGGGVKDEGDLLTLEEIGFAGALVATAVHNGKIPLKWIH; this is encoded by the coding sequence GTGCAGTGCATCTTCGTCTTCGATATACTTAATGGTGCTGTTGTCCATGCCCTGCGGGGAGAGCGCAGCCGCTATAAGCCTGTTGCTTCCTTCAGCCAGGTCACAGACTCCTCTGACCCCCTGCAGATTCTGGACGAACTCCGGCCGGCACGGGTTTATGTGGCCGACCTGGACCGGATCATGGGCCGGGGAGATAACCTCTCTCTTATCAGTGAGATCTCAATCAGGACGAGGACGATCGCGGATATTGGTGCCTCCAAGCTGAGCGATCTGGCCTCTCTTCCCTCATCTGTTATTCCCGTTCTGGGGACGGAGACGGCCTCGCTTTCCCTGATGGAGGAGCTCTCCGGCCAGAGGAGGATGATCGCCAGCCTGGATATGGCAAACCACAGGGTTCTGTCAAGGGATGAAGCTCTTGCCGATTGCAGCCCATTCGAGGTCCTGGAGGAGCTGAACCATCTCGATCTGGAGGAGATCATAATCCTGGAACTGAACCGGGTTGGAACCTCCGCAGGCCTGGATGAAGCATTCCTGAAAAAGGCGGCAGGGATCAGCAGCCATCCTCTGATCCTGGGAGGGGGGGTTAAGGATGAGGGCGATCTGCTGACTTTAGAGGAGATAGGCTTTGCCGGGGCTCTGGTGGCCACGGCAGTCCATAACGGGAAGATTCCGCTCAAGTGGATACATTGA